One genomic window of Tatumella citrea includes the following:
- the rplY gene encoding 50S ribosomal protein L25 — MFTINAVARKEQGKGASRRLRTANKFPAIIYGGNEAAVAIELDHDVIINMQTNPEFYSEVLTVVVDGKEAKVKVQAVQRHPFKPKVTHIDFVRA, encoded by the coding sequence ATGTTTACTATTAACGCAGTAGCACGTAAAGAGCAGGGTAAGGGTGCGAGCCGCCGCCTGCGTACAGCTAACAAATTTCCAGCCATTATTTACGGCGGAAACGAAGCAGCTGTAGCTATCGAACTGGATCACGACGTAATCATCAACATGCAGACTAATCCTGAGTTTTACTCTGAAGTTCTGACTGTTGTTGTTGACGGTAAAGAAGCTAAAGTCAAAGTTCAGGCTGTTCAGCGTCACCCGTTCAAGCCAAAAGTAACACACATCGACTTCGTTCGCGCTTAA